In Ovis canadensis isolate MfBH-ARS-UI-01 breed Bighorn chromosome 3, ARS-UI_OviCan_v2, whole genome shotgun sequence, one DNA window encodes the following:
- the SLC25A3 gene encoding solute carrier family 25 member 3 isoform X1 produces MYSSVVHLARANPFNAPHLQLVHDGLAGPRSDPAGPPGPPRRSRNLAAAAVEEQYSCDYGSGRFFILCGLGGIISCGTTHTALVPLDLVKCRMQVDPQKYKGIFNGFSVTLKEDGFRGLAKGWAPTFIGYSMQGLCKFGFYEVFKVLYSNMLGEENAYLWRTSLYLAASASAEFFADIALAPMEAAKVRIQTQPGYANTLRDAAPKMYKEEGLKAFYKGVAPLWMRQIPYTMMKFACFERTVEALYKFVVPKPRSECSKPEQLVVTFVAGYIAGVFCAIVSHPADSVVSVLNKEKGSSASQVLKRLGFRGVWKGLFARIIMIGTLTALQWFIYDSVKVYFRLPRPPPPEMPESLKKKLGYTQ; encoded by the exons ATGTACTCGTCCGTGGTACACCTGGCGCGGGCGAACCCCTTCAACGCGCCTCATCTGCAGTTGGTGCATGATGGTCTCGCGGGGCCCCGCAGCGACCCCGCCGGGCCCCCGGGCCCACCCCGCCGCTCCCGCAACCTGGCAGCCGCGGCTGTAGAAG AGCAGTATAGCTGTGACTATGgatctggcagattctttatcctttgTGGACTTGGAGGAATTATTAGCTGTGGCACAACACATACAGCATTGGTTCCTCTAGATCTGGTTAAATGCAGGATGCAG GTGGACCCACAAAAGTACAAGGGCATATTTAATGGATTTTCAGTTACACTCAAAGAGGATGGTTTTCGTGGTTTGGCCAAAGGATGGGCTCCGACTTTCATTGGCTACTCCATGCAGGGACTCTGCAAGTTTGGCTTTTATGAAGTCTTCAAAGTTTTGTACAGCAACATGCTTGGAGAG GAGAATGCCTATCTGTGGCGCACATCACTGTATTTGGCTGCCTCTGCCAGTGCTGAATTCTTTGCTGACATTGCTCTGGCTCCTATGGAAGCTGCTAAGGTTCGAATTCAAACCCAACCAGGTTATGCTAACACTCTGAGGGATGCAGCTCCCAAAATGTATAAGGAAGAAGGCTTAAAGGC GTTCTACAAGGGAGTTGCTCCTCTCTGGATGAGACAGATACCATACACCATGATGAAGTTTGCCTGCTTTGAACGTACTGTTGAAGCATTGTACAAGTTTGTGGTTCCCAAGCCCCGAAGTGAATGTTCAAAGCCAGAGCAGCTGGTTGTCACATTTGTGGCAGGTTACATAG CTGGAGTATTCTGTGCCATTGTTTCTCACCCTGCTGATTCCGTGGTGTCCGTGTTGAATAAAGAGAAGGGTAGCAGTGCCTCTCAGGTCCTCAAGAGGCTTGGATTTAGAG GAGTATGGAAGGGACTCTTTGCCCGTATCATCATGATTGGCACTCTGACTGCACTACAGTGGTTTATCTATGACTCCGTGAAGGTCTACTTCAGGCTCCCTCGCCCTCCTCCACCTGAGATGCCAGAATCTCTGAAGAAAAAGCTTGGGTACACTCAGTAG
- the SLC25A3 gene encoding solute carrier family 25 member 3 isoform X2 — translation MYSSVVHLARANPFNAPHLQLVHDGLAGPRSDPAGPPGPPRRSRNLAAAAVEEYSCEYGSAKFYALCGFGGVLSCGLTHTAVVPLDLVKCRMQVDPQKYKGIFNGFSVTLKEDGFRGLAKGWAPTFIGYSMQGLCKFGFYEVFKVLYSNMLGEENAYLWRTSLYLAASASAEFFADIALAPMEAAKVRIQTQPGYANTLRDAAPKMYKEEGLKAFYKGVAPLWMRQIPYTMMKFACFERTVEALYKFVVPKPRSECSKPEQLVVTFVAGYIAGVFCAIVSHPADSVVSVLNKEKGSSASQVLKRLGFRGVWKGLFARIIMIGTLTALQWFIYDSVKVYFRLPRPPPPEMPESLKKKLGYTQ, via the exons ATGTACTCGTCCGTGGTACACCTGGCGCGGGCGAACCCCTTCAACGCGCCTCATCTGCAGTTGGTGCATGATGGTCTCGCGGGGCCCCGCAGCGACCCCGCCGGGCCCCCGGGCCCACCCCGCCGCTCCCGCAACCTGGCAGCCGCGGCTGTAGAAG AGTACAGTTGTGAATATGGCTCCGCGAAGTTTTATGCACTGTGTGGCTTTGGTGGGGTCTTAAGTTGTGGTCTGACACACACTGCTGTTGTTCCTCTGGATTTAGTGAAATGCCGTATGCAG GTGGACCCACAAAAGTACAAGGGCATATTTAATGGATTTTCAGTTACACTCAAAGAGGATGGTTTTCGTGGTTTGGCCAAAGGATGGGCTCCGACTTTCATTGGCTACTCCATGCAGGGACTCTGCAAGTTTGGCTTTTATGAAGTCTTCAAAGTTTTGTACAGCAACATGCTTGGAGAG GAGAATGCCTATCTGTGGCGCACATCACTGTATTTGGCTGCCTCTGCCAGTGCTGAATTCTTTGCTGACATTGCTCTGGCTCCTATGGAAGCTGCTAAGGTTCGAATTCAAACCCAACCAGGTTATGCTAACACTCTGAGGGATGCAGCTCCCAAAATGTATAAGGAAGAAGGCTTAAAGGC GTTCTACAAGGGAGTTGCTCCTCTCTGGATGAGACAGATACCATACACCATGATGAAGTTTGCCTGCTTTGAACGTACTGTTGAAGCATTGTACAAGTTTGTGGTTCCCAAGCCCCGAAGTGAATGTTCAAAGCCAGAGCAGCTGGTTGTCACATTTGTGGCAGGTTACATAG CTGGAGTATTCTGTGCCATTGTTTCTCACCCTGCTGATTCCGTGGTGTCCGTGTTGAATAAAGAGAAGGGTAGCAGTGCCTCTCAGGTCCTCAAGAGGCTTGGATTTAGAG GAGTATGGAAGGGACTCTTTGCCCGTATCATCATGATTGGCACTCTGACTGCACTACAGTGGTTTATCTATGACTCCGTGAAGGTCTACTTCAGGCTCCCTCGCCCTCCTCCACCTGAGATGCCAGAATCTCTGAAGAAAAAGCTTGGGTACACTCAGTAG
- the SLC25A3 gene encoding solute carrier family 25 member 3 isoform X3, producing the protein MHGVSCLITEYSCEYGSAKFYALCGFGGVLSCGLTHTAVVPLDLVKCRMQVDPQKYKGIFNGFSVTLKEDGFRGLAKGWAPTFIGYSMQGLCKFGFYEVFKVLYSNMLGEENAYLWRTSLYLAASASAEFFADIALAPMEAAKVRIQTQPGYANTLRDAAPKMYKEEGLKAFYKGVAPLWMRQIPYTMMKFACFERTVEALYKFVVPKPRSECSKPEQLVVTFVAGYIAGVFCAIVSHPADSVVSVLNKEKGSSASQVLKRLGFRGVWKGLFARIIMIGTLTALQWFIYDSVKVYFRLPRPPPPEMPESLKKKLGYTQ; encoded by the exons ATGCATGGTGTGTCTTGTCTTATTACAGAGTACAGTTGTGAATATGGCTCCGCGAAGTTTTATGCACTGTGTGGCTTTGGTGGGGTCTTAAGTTGTGGTCTGACACACACTGCTGTTGTTCCTCTGGATTTAGTGAAATGCCGTATGCAG GTGGACCCACAAAAGTACAAGGGCATATTTAATGGATTTTCAGTTACACTCAAAGAGGATGGTTTTCGTGGTTTGGCCAAAGGATGGGCTCCGACTTTCATTGGCTACTCCATGCAGGGACTCTGCAAGTTTGGCTTTTATGAAGTCTTCAAAGTTTTGTACAGCAACATGCTTGGAGAG GAGAATGCCTATCTGTGGCGCACATCACTGTATTTGGCTGCCTCTGCCAGTGCTGAATTCTTTGCTGACATTGCTCTGGCTCCTATGGAAGCTGCTAAGGTTCGAATTCAAACCCAACCAGGTTATGCTAACACTCTGAGGGATGCAGCTCCCAAAATGTATAAGGAAGAAGGCTTAAAGGC GTTCTACAAGGGAGTTGCTCCTCTCTGGATGAGACAGATACCATACACCATGATGAAGTTTGCCTGCTTTGAACGTACTGTTGAAGCATTGTACAAGTTTGTGGTTCCCAAGCCCCGAAGTGAATGTTCAAAGCCAGAGCAGCTGGTTGTCACATTTGTGGCAGGTTACATAG CTGGAGTATTCTGTGCCATTGTTTCTCACCCTGCTGATTCCGTGGTGTCCGTGTTGAATAAAGAGAAGGGTAGCAGTGCCTCTCAGGTCCTCAAGAGGCTTGGATTTAGAG GAGTATGGAAGGGACTCTTTGCCCGTATCATCATGATTGGCACTCTGACTGCACTACAGTGGTTTATCTATGACTCCGTGAAGGTCTACTTCAGGCTCCCTCGCCCTCCTCCACCTGAGATGCCAGAATCTCTGAAGAAAAAGCTTGGGTACACTCAGTAG